One Mauremys mutica isolate MM-2020 ecotype Southern chromosome 9, ASM2049712v1, whole genome shotgun sequence DNA segment encodes these proteins:
- the IL2RG gene encoding cytokine receptor common subunit gamma isoform X3 produces the protein MDSPLSPSSARKEAGMFLTLILLLSGRSQRAMAAQRQQGVECIVFNDEYLTCMWGSKEMPTANYSLYYWYIPPRTENHMPVECKHYLQEEGINTGCWFNHSEIIQFRTFYIHINATHEGRSLVIPTKAMKLQDLVKPAPPVNLTIQNISNNQLQLTWDSMYNKPRCLEYAVRYKSNKDTRWTEHLASGKIFSFPSVDYEKYYTFYVKSKINQYCGTTQLWSEWSVPVFWGNNATDKESGSFSCPESPTPARTSMSSSTPTRATSRNGPESPRTLWRALNPTTTRASATSVSCRPRREARPSGGAVTSREPPRGAPQPQPPAAALG, from the exons ATGGATTCCCCTCTCTCACCCTCCTCTGCCAGGAAGGAAGCTGGGATGTTCCTGACTCTAATCCTCCTGCTCTCTGGTCGCAGCCAGCGAGCCATGGCCGCCCAGAGGCAACAAG GTGTGGAGTGCATCGTCTTCAACGACGAGTACCTGACCTGTATGTGGGGCAGCAAAGAGATGCCGACAGCCAATTATTCGCTCTATTACTGGTACATTCCCCCAAG GACTGAAAACCACATGCCAGTGGAATGCAAGCACTACCTCCAGGAGGAGGGCATCAACACGGGCTGCTGGTTCAACCACAGCGAGATCATCCAGTTCCGCACCTTCTACATCCACATCAATGCCACCCATGAGGGCAGGAGCCTCGTCATCCCCACCAAAGCCATGAAGCTGCAGGACCTAG TGAAACCCGCTCCACCAGTGAACCTGACCATCCAGAACATAAGCAATAACCAGCTGCAGCTGACCTGGGACTCCATGTACAACAAGCCCCGCTGCTTGGAATATGCTGTCAGATACAAAAGCAACAAGGACACCAGATGGACG GAGCACTTGGCCAGTGGCAAGATCTTCTCCTTCCCTAGCGTGGACTACGAGAAGTATTACACCTTCTATGTGAAAAGCAAGATCAATCAGTACTGCGGCACCACGCAGCTCTGGAGCGAGTGGAGCGTCCCCGTGTTCTGGGGCAACAATGCAACAGACAAGG AGTCTGGGTCATTTTCATGCCCAGAATCCCCAACCCCAGCAAGAACTTCGATGAGCTCTTCAACACCCACCAGGGCAACTTCCCG GAATGGGCCGGAGTCTCCAAGGACGTTGTGGAGAGCTTTAAACCCAACTACAACGAGAGCTTCTGCCACGTCAGTGAGCTGCCGCCCAAGGAGGGAAGCTCGCCCCTCTGGGGGGGCCGTGACAAGCCGAGAGCCCCCCCGGGGcgctcctcagccccagcctccagcagcagccctgggctgA
- the IL2RG gene encoding cytokine receptor common subunit gamma isoform X1 translates to MDSPLSPSSARKEAGMFLTLILLLSGRSQRAMAAQRQQGVECIVFNDEYLTCMWGSKEMPTANYSLYYWYIPPRTENHMPVECKHYLQEEGINTGCWFNHSEIIQFRTFYIHINATHEGRSLVIPTKAMKLQDLVKPAPPVNLTIQNISNNQLQLTWDSMYNKPRCLEYAVRYKSNKDTRWTEHLASGKIFSFPSVDYEKYYTFYVKSKINQYCGTTQLWSEWSVPVFWGNNATDKGVAEKQAPWFWIHVVLPTASLMLILVLVILLIRMERVWVIFMPRIPNPSKNFDELFNTHQGNFPEWAGVSKDVVESFKPNYNESFCHVSELPPKEGSSPLWGGRDKPRAPPGRSSAPASSSSPGLILSKKSYVGV, encoded by the exons ATGGATTCCCCTCTCTCACCCTCCTCTGCCAGGAAGGAAGCTGGGATGTTCCTGACTCTAATCCTCCTGCTCTCTGGTCGCAGCCAGCGAGCCATGGCCGCCCAGAGGCAACAAG GTGTGGAGTGCATCGTCTTCAACGACGAGTACCTGACCTGTATGTGGGGCAGCAAAGAGATGCCGACAGCCAATTATTCGCTCTATTACTGGTACATTCCCCCAAG GACTGAAAACCACATGCCAGTGGAATGCAAGCACTACCTCCAGGAGGAGGGCATCAACACGGGCTGCTGGTTCAACCACAGCGAGATCATCCAGTTCCGCACCTTCTACATCCACATCAATGCCACCCATGAGGGCAGGAGCCTCGTCATCCCCACCAAAGCCATGAAGCTGCAGGACCTAG TGAAACCCGCTCCACCAGTGAACCTGACCATCCAGAACATAAGCAATAACCAGCTGCAGCTGACCTGGGACTCCATGTACAACAAGCCCCGCTGCTTGGAATATGCTGTCAGATACAAAAGCAACAAGGACACCAGATGGACG GAGCACTTGGCCAGTGGCAAGATCTTCTCCTTCCCTAGCGTGGACTACGAGAAGTATTACACCTTCTATGTGAAAAGCAAGATCAATCAGTACTGCGGCACCACGCAGCTCTGGAGCGAGTGGAGCGTCCCCGTGTTCTGGGGCAACAATGCAACAGACAAGG GCGTGGCAGAGAAGCAGGCACCATGGTTCTGGATTCACGTGGTTCTCCCCACTGCCTCTTTGATGCTCATCCTGGTCCTTGTCATTTTGTTGATTCGAATGGAAAG AGTCTGGGTCATTTTCATGCCCAGAATCCCCAACCCCAGCAAGAACTTCGATGAGCTCTTCAACACCCACCAGGGCAACTTCCCG GAATGGGCCGGAGTCTCCAAGGACGTTGTGGAGAGCTTTAAACCCAACTACAACGAGAGCTTCTGCCACGTCAGTGAGCTGCCGCCCAAGGAGGGAAGCTCGCCCCTCTGGGGGGGCCGTGACAAGCCGAGAGCCCCCCCGGGGcgctcctcagccccagcctccagcagcagccctgggctgATCCTCTCCAAAAAAAGCTACGTGGGAGTGTGA
- the IL2RG gene encoding cytokine receptor common subunit gamma isoform X2, producing the protein MLSAGVECIVFNDEYLTCMWGSKEMPTANYSLYYWYIPPRTENHMPVECKHYLQEEGINTGCWFNHSEIIQFRTFYIHINATHEGRSLVIPTKAMKLQDLVKPAPPVNLTIQNISNNQLQLTWDSMYNKPRCLEYAVRYKSNKDTRWTEHLASGKIFSFPSVDYEKYYTFYVKSKINQYCGTTQLWSEWSVPVFWGNNATDKGVAEKQAPWFWIHVVLPTASLMLILVLVILLIRMERVWVIFMPRIPNPSKNFDELFNTHQGNFPEWAGVSKDVVESFKPNYNESFCHVSELPPKEGSSPLWGGRDKPRAPPGRSSAPASSSSPGLILSKKSYVGV; encoded by the exons ATGCTAAGTGCAG GTGTGGAGTGCATCGTCTTCAACGACGAGTACCTGACCTGTATGTGGGGCAGCAAAGAGATGCCGACAGCCAATTATTCGCTCTATTACTGGTACATTCCCCCAAG GACTGAAAACCACATGCCAGTGGAATGCAAGCACTACCTCCAGGAGGAGGGCATCAACACGGGCTGCTGGTTCAACCACAGCGAGATCATCCAGTTCCGCACCTTCTACATCCACATCAATGCCACCCATGAGGGCAGGAGCCTCGTCATCCCCACCAAAGCCATGAAGCTGCAGGACCTAG TGAAACCCGCTCCACCAGTGAACCTGACCATCCAGAACATAAGCAATAACCAGCTGCAGCTGACCTGGGACTCCATGTACAACAAGCCCCGCTGCTTGGAATATGCTGTCAGATACAAAAGCAACAAGGACACCAGATGGACG GAGCACTTGGCCAGTGGCAAGATCTTCTCCTTCCCTAGCGTGGACTACGAGAAGTATTACACCTTCTATGTGAAAAGCAAGATCAATCAGTACTGCGGCACCACGCAGCTCTGGAGCGAGTGGAGCGTCCCCGTGTTCTGGGGCAACAATGCAACAGACAAGG GCGTGGCAGAGAAGCAGGCACCATGGTTCTGGATTCACGTGGTTCTCCCCACTGCCTCTTTGATGCTCATCCTGGTCCTTGTCATTTTGTTGATTCGAATGGAAAG AGTCTGGGTCATTTTCATGCCCAGAATCCCCAACCCCAGCAAGAACTTCGATGAGCTCTTCAACACCCACCAGGGCAACTTCCCG GAATGGGCCGGAGTCTCCAAGGACGTTGTGGAGAGCTTTAAACCCAACTACAACGAGAGCTTCTGCCACGTCAGTGAGCTGCCGCCCAAGGAGGGAAGCTCGCCCCTCTGGGGGGGCCGTGACAAGCCGAGAGCCCCCCCGGGGcgctcctcagccccagcctccagcagcagccctgggctgATCCTCTCCAAAAAAAGCTACGTGGGAGTGTGA
- the C9HXorf65 gene encoding uncharacterized protein CXorf65 homolog isoform X2 has protein sequence MQLGLGTTMFICVKHGEAIDLCDEQGTLKLLFLVKLPSDSASKFLSPRGTYYVCRVERGAPGTKQENAYRAFTPILTDPEPELLDALRTQCEFLEKSRLKLLKAQDGKKMQTMESLISIVPSQISGKLMGRPGPGAAGAADEEGAPRKAGPSPKIKPEASKKEKHR, from the exons ATGCAGCTGGGCCTAGGCACTACGATGTTCATCTGTGTCAAACACGGAG AAGCCATCGACCTGTGCGACGAACAGGGCACCCTCAAGCTGCTCTTCCTGGTCAAGCTCCCCAGCGACAGCGCCAGCAAGTTCCTCTCGCCCCGAGGAACCTATTACGTGTGCCGGGTGGAGCGTGGAGCCCCAG GGACCAAACAGGAAAACGCCTATCGCGCCTTCACCCCAATCCTCACGGACCCTGAGCCAGAGCTGCTGG ATGCCTTGCGCACTCAGTGCGAGTTTCTGGAAAAGAGCCGTCTCAAGCTGCTGAAGGCCCAGGACGGGAAGAAGATGCAGACCATGGAGTCGCTGATTTCCATTGTGCCCTCCCAGATCTCA GGAAAGCTCATGGGGAGGCCTGGTCCGGGGGCAGCTGGAGCTGCCGACGAAGAGGGTGCCCCACGAAAAGCAGGACCATCCCCCAAAATCAAACCAGAGGCCAGCAAGAAGGAGAAACATCGCTGA
- the C9HXorf65 gene encoding uncharacterized protein CXorf65 homolog isoform X1, whose translation MQLGLGTTMFICVKHGENQQFLANTCCSVLLLLHYLRSKVGLRRTEAIDLCDEQGTLKLLFLVKLPSDSASKFLSPRGTYYVCRVERGAPGTKQENAYRAFTPILTDPEPELLDALRTQCEFLEKSRLKLLKAQDGKKMQTMESLISIVPSQISGKLMGRPGPGAAGAADEEGAPRKAGPSPKIKPEASKKEKHR comes from the exons ATGCAGCTGGGCCTAGGCACTACGATGTTCATCTGTGTCAAACACGGAG AGAACCAGCAGTTTCTGGCTAACACCTGctgctctgtcctcctgctgctgcactACCTGAGGAGCAAGGTGGGGCTCCGGAGAACAG AAGCCATCGACCTGTGCGACGAACAGGGCACCCTCAAGCTGCTCTTCCTGGTCAAGCTCCCCAGCGACAGCGCCAGCAAGTTCCTCTCGCCCCGAGGAACCTATTACGTGTGCCGGGTGGAGCGTGGAGCCCCAG GGACCAAACAGGAAAACGCCTATCGCGCCTTCACCCCAATCCTCACGGACCCTGAGCCAGAGCTGCTGG ATGCCTTGCGCACTCAGTGCGAGTTTCTGGAAAAGAGCCGTCTCAAGCTGCTGAAGGCCCAGGACGGGAAGAAGATGCAGACCATGGAGTCGCTGATTTCCATTGTGCCCTCCCAGATCTCA GGAAAGCTCATGGGGAGGCCTGGTCCGGGGGCAGCTGGAGCTGCCGACGAAGAGGGTGCCCCACGAAAAGCAGGACCATCCCCCAAAATCAAACCAGAGGCCAGCAAGAAGGAGAAACATCGCTGA